The [Pseudomonas] carboxydohydrogena genome includes a window with the following:
- the gcvT gene encoding glycine cleavage system aminomethyltransferase GcvT: MLAQPNTSSELKNVPLHALHVSRGGKMVPFAGYEMPVQYAAGVLKEHLHTRTSAGLFDVSHMGQIRLRPKSGRVEDAAAALERLVPQDILGIAPGRQRYALFTNDEGGILDDLMVANFGDELFLVVNAACKEADEAHLRAHLARDCEVIPLPDRALIALQGPKAVEVLAKLDAGIAAMRFMDSGPRTLMGIPCFVSRSGYTGEDGFEISVPATDVERLVTALLADAAVLPVGLGARDSLRLEAGLCLYGHDIDTTTTPIEAALEWSIQKARRKGGAREGGFPGANTILRQFEEGVPRRRVGLKAEGRAPVREGAPLFADAASANKIGKITSGGFGPSVNGPVAMGYVPTPLATPGTGLFTDLRGNRLPMQTAKLPFVAPTYQR, translated from the coding sequence ATGCTGGCGCAACCCAACACCTCTTCCGAGCTGAAAAACGTACCCCTGCACGCGCTGCATGTGTCTCGCGGCGGCAAAATGGTGCCCTTCGCCGGTTACGAAATGCCGGTGCAGTACGCTGCCGGTGTGTTGAAAGAACACCTCCACACCCGTACTTCCGCCGGCCTGTTCGACGTCTCGCACATGGGCCAGATCAGGCTCCGGCCGAAATCGGGCCGGGTCGAGGATGCGGCGGCGGCGCTGGAGCGTCTCGTTCCGCAAGACATTCTTGGCATCGCACCGGGCCGCCAGCGCTATGCGCTGTTCACCAATGACGAGGGCGGAATTCTCGATGACCTGATGGTGGCGAATTTCGGCGACGAGCTGTTTCTGGTGGTGAACGCCGCCTGCAAGGAAGCCGACGAGGCGCATCTGCGCGCCCACCTCGCCCGCGATTGCGAGGTGATCCCCCTACCCGACCGCGCGCTGATCGCGCTGCAAGGCCCGAAGGCCGTCGAGGTGCTGGCGAAGCTCGATGCCGGTATCGCCGCGATGCGCTTCATGGACAGCGGCCCGCGTACCCTGATGGGCATCCCCTGCTTCGTCTCGCGCTCGGGCTACACCGGCGAGGACGGTTTCGAAATTTCAGTCCCCGCTACGGACGTCGAACGGCTGGTGACGGCATTGCTCGCGGACGCAGCGGTGCTTCCTGTGGGTCTTGGCGCGCGCGACAGCCTGCGGCTCGAAGCTGGCCTCTGTCTTTACGGTCACGACATCGACACCACCACGACGCCGATTGAAGCGGCACTTGAATGGTCGATCCAGAAAGCCCGTCGCAAGGGCGGCGCGCGCGAGGGCGGATTTCCCGGCGCTAACACGATCCTGCGGCAATTCGAGGAAGGCGTGCCGCGCCGCCGTGTCGGCCTGAAGGCGGAAGGCCGTGCCCCGGTGCGCGAAGGCGCGCCTTTGTTCGCCGACGCCGCCTCCGCCAACAAGATTGGAAAAATCACCTCCGGCGGTTTCGGCCCGAGCGTCAACGGCCCCGTCGCGATGGGCTACGTGCCGACCCCGCTCGCCACGCCCGGCACCGGCCTGTTCACCGACCTGCGCGGGAATCGCCTGCCCATGCAAACCGCCAAATTGCCTTTCGTCGCTCCCACCTATCAACGATGA
- the gcvH gene encoding glycine cleavage system protein GcvH, producing MTTLFTSDHEWLQIDGDTATIGITDFAQNQLGDVVFVELPKAGRSLKKAETAATVESVKAASDVYAPVSGEVIESNDALAADPSLVNSDPQGKAWFFKLKLSDKSELDGLMDEAAYKAQTE from the coding sequence ATGACCACGCTTTTTACCTCCGATCACGAATGGCTCCAGATCGACGGCGATACCGCAACCATCGGCATCACCGACTTCGCGCAGAACCAGCTCGGCGACGTGGTGTTCGTTGAACTGCCCAAGGCGGGCCGCAGCCTGAAGAAGGCCGAAACCGCCGCGACCGTCGAGAGCGTGAAGGCCGCATCGGATGTCTACGCGCCGGTGTCCGGCGAAGTCATCGAGTCCAACGACGCGCTCGCCGCCGATCCCTCGCTCGTCAATTCCGACCCGCAGGGCAAGGCGTGGTTCTTCAAGCTCAAACTCTCCGACAAAAGCGAACTGGACGGGCTGATGGATGAAGCGGCCTACAAGGCGCAGACGGAGTGA
- the gcvP gene encoding aminomethyl-transferring glycine dehydrogenase: MTMHRPSNEPAATFARRHIGPSPRDIEAMLETIGASSLDALMGETLPANIRLNRPLDLPPALSEADALAHMRDLAARNEVFTSLIGQGYSGTQLPTVILRNILENPAWYTAYTPYQPEISQGRLEALFNFQTMICDLTGLDVANASLLDEATAAAEAMALAERSSTTKSRAFFIDRNVHPQTLAVLRTRAEPLGWSLIVGDPAHDLDSADVFGALLQYPGTDGAIHDFRPAIAALHAKGGIAIVAADILALTLLASPGELGADIAIGSTQRFGVPMGYGGPHAAYMAAKDALKRALPGRLVGLSVDSRGQPAYRLALQTREQHIRREKATSNICTAQVLLAIISSMYAVYHGPEGLTHIARTVHRRAATLAAGLRRLGFAPTNGGFFDTVTVKAEGAQRADILSRAQTERINPRIGKDTIGIALDETTTPAIVEAVWRAFGGALDYAQVERETHDALPSALLRTGTFLTHPVFHAYRSETELLRYMRKLSDRDLALDRAMIPLGSCTMKLNATTEMIPLTWPEFGNIHPFAPREQAAGYHALFARLEQWLAEITGYDAVSLQPNSGAQGEYAGLLAIRAYHTARGEAKRDVCLIPASAHGTNPASASMAGMKVVVVACDAHGNVDVADLRKKAEAHADTLAAIMITYPSTHGVFEEAIREICDIVHAHGGQVYLDGANLNAQVGLARPGDYGADVSHLNLHKTFCIPHGGGGPGMGPIGVKKHLTPFLPSVDLQAGAVSAAPYGSASILTISYLYILMMGSDSLRRATEMAILNANYIARRLDTHFPVLYRNHNNRVAHECIIDPRPLKTACGVTVDDIAKRLIDYGFHAPTMSFPVPGTLMIEPTESESRAELDRFCDAMIAIRREIAEVEDGKFPIDASPLRYAPHTVHDIADDNWQRPYSRAQGCFPEGSPRQDKYWSPVGRVDNVYGDRNLVCSCPPVSTYAQAAE, from the coding sequence ATGACGATGCATCGCCCATCCAACGAGCCCGCCGCCACCTTCGCCCGGCGCCACATCGGTCCTTCGCCGCGTGACATCGAGGCAATGCTGGAGACGATTGGCGCATCGAGTCTCGACGCACTGATGGGCGAAACGCTGCCAGCCAATATCCGGCTCAACCGTCCGCTCGATCTTCCGCCTGCCCTGAGCGAAGCCGACGCGCTTGCGCATATGCGCGACCTCGCCGCGCGGAACGAGGTTTTCACTTCGCTGATCGGACAGGGCTATTCCGGCACGCAGCTCCCCACGGTGATCCTGCGCAATATTCTCGAAAATCCGGCCTGGTACACGGCCTACACGCCCTACCAGCCGGAAATCAGCCAGGGACGGCTCGAGGCGCTGTTCAACTTCCAGACCATGATCTGTGACCTCACCGGGCTCGATGTCGCCAACGCCTCGTTGCTCGACGAAGCGACCGCCGCCGCCGAGGCGATGGCGCTGGCCGAACGCTCGAGCACCACAAAGAGCCGCGCGTTCTTCATCGACCGCAATGTACATCCGCAGACGCTCGCGGTGCTGCGCACGCGCGCTGAACCGCTGGGCTGGTCGCTGATCGTCGGCGATCCCGCACATGACCTCGATAGCGCGGACGTGTTCGGCGCGCTGTTGCAGTATCCCGGCACGGACGGCGCGATCCATGATTTCCGTCCCGCCATCGCGGCACTTCACGCCAAGGGCGGCATCGCCATCGTCGCCGCCGACATTCTGGCGCTGACGCTGCTCGCCTCGCCCGGCGAACTCGGCGCCGATATCGCAATCGGCTCAACGCAACGCTTCGGTGTGCCGATGGGCTATGGCGGACCGCATGCCGCCTACATGGCGGCGAAGGATGCACTCAAACGCGCGCTGCCCGGCCGCCTTGTCGGGCTGTCGGTGGATTCGCGCGGACAGCCCGCCTATCGCCTCGCGCTGCAAACGCGCGAACAGCACATCCGCCGAGAGAAGGCGACCTCCAACATCTGCACCGCGCAAGTGCTGCTCGCCATCATCTCCTCGATGTATGCGGTCTATCACGGCCCCGAAGGTCTGACTCATATCGCACGGACCGTGCACCGCCGCGCGGCGACGCTCGCGGCCGGGCTGCGCCGGCTTGGGTTTGCGCCGACGAACGGCGGCTTCTTCGATACCGTGACGGTGAAAGCGGAAGGCGCCCAACGAGCCGACATTCTGTCCCGCGCGCAAACCGAACGCATCAATCCCCGGATCGGCAAGGACACGATCGGCATCGCGCTGGACGAGACCACCACGCCCGCGATCGTCGAGGCGGTGTGGCGCGCGTTCGGCGGCGCGCTCGACTACGCACAGGTAGAGCGCGAGACGCATGACGCGCTTCCCTCCGCGCTCTTGCGCACCGGCACGTTTCTCACCCATCCGGTGTTCCATGCCTATCGCTCGGAGACTGAACTGCTGCGCTATATGCGCAAACTCTCCGACCGCGATCTCGCGCTCGACCGCGCGATGATCCCGCTCGGCTCCTGCACCATGAAGCTGAACGCCACCACCGAGATGATCCCGCTGACGTGGCCCGAGTTCGGCAACATCCACCCGTTCGCGCCGCGCGAGCAGGCGGCGGGTTATCACGCGCTGTTCGCACGGCTTGAGCAATGGCTCGCGGAAATCACCGGCTACGACGCTGTATCGCTGCAACCGAATTCCGGCGCGCAGGGCGAATATGCGGGACTGCTCGCGATCCGCGCCTATCACACCGCGCGCGGCGAAGCGAAACGCGACGTCTGCCTGATCCCCGCCTCCGCGCACGGTACCAACCCCGCATCTGCCAGCATGGCTGGCATGAAGGTGGTGGTGGTGGCCTGCGACGCGCACGGCAATGTCGATGTCGCCGATCTGCGCAAGAAGGCCGAGGCGCATGCCGACACGCTCGCCGCGATCATGATTACCTACCCCTCCACCCACGGCGTGTTCGAGGAGGCGATCCGCGAGATCTGCGACATCGTCCACGCCCATGGCGGCCAGGTCTACCTCGACGGCGCGAACCTCAACGCGCAGGTTGGCCTCGCCCGCCCCGGCGATTACGGCGCCGACGTCAGCCACCTCAACCTGCACAAGACCTTCTGCATTCCGCATGGCGGCGGTGGTCCCGGCATGGGACCGATCGGCGTGAAGAAGCATCTTACGCCGTTCCTGCCATCCGTGGACCTTCAGGCGGGCGCGGTCAGCGCCGCGCCCTACGGCTCGGCCTCGATCCTCACCATTTCCTATCTCTACATCCTGATGATGGGTTCGGACAGCCTGCGGCGCGCCACGGAAATGGCGATCCTCAACGCCAACTACATCGCCAGGCGGCTGGATACGCATTTCCCGGTGCTGTATCGCAACCACAACAATCGCGTCGCGCACGAGTGCATCATCGATCCGCGCCCGCTGAAGACGGCTTGCGGCGTCACCGTGGACGACATCGCCAAACGGTTGATCGATTACGGCTTCCATGCCCCGACCATGAGCTTCCCGGTGCCGGGCACGCTGATGATCGAACCGACCGAATCCGAATCGAGGGCGGAGCTGGATCGCTTCTGCGACGCGATGATCGCGATCCGCCGCGAGATCGCCGAGGTGGAAGACGGCAAGTTTCCGATCGATGCCTCGCCGCTGCGTTACGCGCCGCACACCGTGCACGATATCGCCGACGACAACTGGCAACGGCCCTACTCGCGCGCGCAGGGCTGCTTCCCCGAGGGCAGCCCACGGCAGGACAAGTACTGGTCGCCGGTCGGCCGCGTCGACAATGTCTACGGCGACCGCAACCTCGTGTGCTCCTGCCCGCCGGTCAGCACTTACGCGCAGGCGGCGGAGTAG